From a region of the Nitrospiraceae bacterium genome:
- a CDS encoding alpha/beta hydrolase, with translation MPRISLIALALVLMLAGCTTPTAPTTPPTDRQAGMARARISQPVSTPTQPTRRTVNLPGVQLSILEAGNGDPVIYVHGVVTTSNIFPKHVAAYSPAYRGIAVDLRGYGESEKTPSGSNIDQFVADLIALADHLDIRKPVWVGVSMGGMILQRLALTHPDRVRALVLVSTTDGAMILDKDLPTIGIDRDYREVSKHIIVESFPAGTNPRLYQPLLDRISTWNGDVLREALTSMSRFDLHGRLTAITAPTLIMVGAKDDVATPAIAKGIQSQIAGSQLVEFDTGHFMMAENPEQFQSVLGAFLTSLPR, from the coding sequence ATGCCACGGATTTCCCTCATCGCACTGGCCCTAGTCTTAATGTTGGCCGGTTGCACGACTCCAACTGCTCCTACGACTCCCCCCACGGACCGTCAGGCCGGGATGGCTCGTGCCCGTATCAGCCAGCCGGTCAGCACGCCGACTCAGCCGACGAGGCGAACGGTCAACTTGCCTGGGGTGCAATTAAGTATCCTCGAAGCCGGTAACGGGGACCCGGTGATCTATGTGCATGGTGTGGTAACGACCAGCAACATCTTTCCGAAGCATGTGGCGGCCTACTCGCCGGCCTATCGTGGCATCGCGGTAGACTTGCGCGGCTACGGCGAGTCCGAGAAGACCCCGAGCGGCTCCAACATCGATCAGTTCGTGGCCGATCTCATTGCCCTGGCGGATCACTTGGACATTCGCAAGCCCGTATGGGTGGGGGTCTCGATGGGCGGGATGATTCTGCAGCGGCTCGCGCTGACCCATCCGGATCGCGTGCGAGCGCTGGTGTTGGTCTCCACGACCGATGGCGCGATGATCCTCGACAAAGACCTCCCCACCATCGGCATAGACCGCGACTACCGGGAGGTCTCAAAACATATCATCGTAGAGAGCTTCCCTGCGGGCACGAACCCTCGCCTATATCAGCCCCTACTGGACCGTATCTCCACCTGGAACGGGGACGTGCTGCGTGAAGCCCTCACCTCGATGTCCCGATTCGATCTCCACGGCCGGCTGACCGCGATCACCGCACCGACCTTGATCATGGTCGGCGCGAAGGATGACGTCGCGACGCCGGCGATCGCCAAGGGCATTCAGAGCCAAATTGCGGGGTCACAACTCGTCGAGTTCGATACGGGCCACTTCATGATGGCCGAAAACCCGGAACAGTTTCAGTCGGTCCTTGGCGCGTTTCTGACGAGCCTCCCGCGCTGA
- a CDS encoding pseudouridine synthase, producing the protein MRTSPAALPRTLALNKPYNVLCCFTDPEGRPTLADYVQVPSVYAAGRLDRDSEGLLLLTSDGRLAHQITDPQHKLPKTYWVQVERIPDEGALAALREGVLLGGTKTRPAEVRMLESEPELPPRPVPIRFRKTVPTCWIEITLREGMNRQVRRMTAAVGHPALRLVRVAIGPVVLGKLSPGEWRDLSEVELRRLGAEFASTVSRRPRRLPGG; encoded by the coding sequence ATGCGCACTAGTCCTGCTGCGCTTCCCAGGACCCTCGCGTTGAACAAGCCCTATAACGTGTTGTGCTGTTTTACCGATCCCGAGGGGAGGCCAACATTGGCCGACTACGTCCAGGTGCCGAGCGTCTATGCCGCTGGTCGGTTGGATCGCGACAGCGAAGGGCTGCTTCTTCTAACCTCCGACGGACGATTGGCCCACCAGATCACGGACCCGCAACACAAGTTGCCGAAAACCTATTGGGTGCAAGTTGAGCGTATACCCGACGAGGGCGCGCTGGCAGCGCTTCGTGAGGGGGTCCTGTTGGGCGGGACGAAGACTAGACCGGCCGAGGTGCGGATGCTGGAGTCTGAGCCGGAACTGCCGCCACGGCCCGTGCCGATTCGGTTTCGCAAAACCGTTCCGACGTGCTGGATTGAGATTACCCTGCGCGAGGGAATGAACCGGCAGGTCCGCCGCATGACGGCCGCCGTGGGGCATCCAGCGCTCCGGCTCGTGCGCGTGGCCATCGGGCCGGTCGTGCTGGGAAAGTTGTCGCCGGGCGAGTGGCGAGACCTAAGCGAGGTGGAACTCCGCCGTCTCGGGGCGGAGTTCGCGTCGACTGTATCGAGACGGCCGCGACGGTTGCCCGGTGGGTAA